A single Silvibacterium dinghuense DNA region contains:
- a CDS encoding serine O-acetyltransferase yields MFELLREDWETHERKFSRQGFWAMSVYRFGRWRYTIGPRILRASFSFLYKFLQKLVEVLAGIELPCEVTLGRRFRIDHFGGIIISGDATFGDDCVVRNGVTVGLRHTGQRGAPVIGNRVDIGAGAKILGPIHIGDDVAIGANAVVIRDVPSNSIAVGIPARILPRRDAALAQAEIAELQS; encoded by the coding sequence GTGTTTGAACTGCTGCGGGAAGACTGGGAGACGCACGAGCGGAAGTTTTCACGGCAGGGCTTCTGGGCCATGTCGGTGTACCGCTTTGGCCGCTGGCGTTACACCATTGGCCCGCGGATTCTTCGTGCTTCGTTCTCGTTTCTTTATAAGTTTCTGCAGAAGCTGGTCGAGGTGCTTGCGGGGATCGAACTGCCTTGCGAGGTGACGCTTGGCCGTCGCTTCCGGATCGATCACTTCGGCGGCATCATCATCAGCGGCGATGCAACCTTTGGAGATGACTGCGTTGTCCGCAACGGAGTAACTGTCGGGTTGCGCCATACTGGTCAGCGCGGTGCGCCGGTCATTGGTAACCGAGTGGATATTGGCGCGGGCGCGAAGATCCTGGGGCCAATCCACATCGGAGACGATGTGGCGATCGGCGCCAATGCGGTGGTGATTCGCGATGTGCCTTCGAACTCGATTGCCGTCGGTATTCCCGCTCGCATTCTGCCACGCCGCGATGCAGCTCTTGCTCAGGCGGAGATAGCGGAGTTGCAGTCGTGA